A genome region from Pseudomonas helmanticensis includes the following:
- a CDS encoding DUF1615 domain-containing protein: MRLLMTLAAVLTLAGCAGPRSSEPVPRAPAEVKAEIVRLMPAKTPDRQGWATDIYAAFAAQNISPTTQNLCSVLAVAEQESTFQADPTVPGLGKIARDEIDRRAGKVHIPGLLVSGALQVRSTNGKTYSERLNAARSEKELSAIFDDFIGRVPMGRTLFGGFNPVHTGGPMQVSIEFAEQHAKDYPYPVDGTIRHEVFSRRGGMYFGIAHLLGYPVSYREPLYRFADFNAGWYASRNAAFQNAVSRASGIPLALDGDLIRYDSIMPGSTELAVRTLGKSLGMRNPTIRDQLEKGKTLEFEETRLYQRVFELAEQAEGKKLPRAVLPGIVLQSPKITRKLTTAWFAKRVDERYKRCMDKAG, from the coding sequence ATGCGATTACTCATGACCCTCGCCGCAGTGCTGACGCTCGCCGGTTGCGCGGGGCCGCGCAGCAGCGAACCGGTGCCGCGTGCCCCCGCCGAAGTGAAGGCCGAAATCGTCCGGCTGATGCCGGCGAAAACCCCTGACCGGCAAGGTTGGGCCACTGACATCTACGCCGCGTTTGCCGCGCAGAACATCAGCCCGACCACGCAGAATCTGTGCTCGGTGCTGGCGGTGGCTGAACAGGAATCGACCTTTCAGGCCGACCCCACGGTGCCCGGCCTGGGCAAGATCGCCCGCGACGAAATCGACCGCCGCGCCGGCAAAGTGCACATTCCCGGCCTGTTGGTCAGTGGCGCGCTGCAAGTGCGCTCAACCAATGGCAAGACCTACAGCGAACGCCTGAACGCGGCGCGCAGTGAAAAAGAACTCAGCGCGATTTTCGACGACTTCATCGGCAGGGTGCCCATGGGCCGTACGCTATTCGGTGGCTTCAACCCGGTGCACACCGGCGGGCCGATGCAGGTCAGCATCGAGTTTGCCGAACAGCATGCCAAGGACTATCCGTACCCGGTGGACGGCACGATCCGTCACGAAGTGTTCAGCCGGCGCGGCGGCATGTATTTCGGCATCGCCCACTTGCTTGGCTATCCGGTGAGTTATCGCGAGCCGCTGTACCGGTTTGCCGACTTCAACGCCGGCTGGTACGCCAGTCGCAACGCGGCGTTTCAAAACGCGGTGAGCCGCGCCTCCGGTATTCCGCTGGCACTCGATGGCGACCTGATTCGCTACGACTCGATCATGCCCGGCAGCACCGAACTGGCGGTGCGCACCCTAGGCAAGTCATTGGGCATGCGCAACCCGACCATTCGCGATCAGTTGGAGAAGGGCAAAACCCTGGAGTTCGAAGAGACCAGACTCTATCAACGGGTGTTCGAATTGGCGGAGCAAGCGGAGGGGAAAAAACTGCCACGCGCGGTGTTGCCGGGGATTGTGCTGCAAAGCCCGAAAATCACCCGAAAACTGACCACGGCGTGGTTCGCCAAGCGGGTGGACGAGCGCTACAAACGCTGCATGGACAAGGCGGGGTAA
- a CDS encoding TonB-dependent receptor, producing MPAPARIGVPFRPTLLALLCSLTVTAHAAEGDNKELVLDNVNINAQAPTPDALPPVYAGGQVARGGQLGVLGNQDMMDVPFSAASYTEQLIQDQQAEDVADVLLNDSSVRQASGFSNQAQIFMIRGLPLTGDDISYNGLYGVLPRQIISTDALERVEVFKGPNAFINGVTPTGSGIGGGVNLQPKRAGDVPLRRYTTDINSEGRVGQHFDIGQRFGEDNRFGARINLSQREGDTAIDHENQRSKLFAIGLDYRGDALRVSGDFAYQKERVNGGRNSVNLGTATHIPDAPSADTNYAPKWGYTDIEDTFGMLRAEYDLNDNWTAYVAGGAKHTREVGRYNSTTLVGNNGASNTTGSFIPHDEDNTSVMAGLNGKFTTGAVSHKLNFGLTGIWAEQRSAYDFDLTKYANNIYHPVETPSPVGNFSGGDVNDPGIVGKTFNRSAAISDTLGFFDDRLLVTAGLRRQQLVVQGYNYASYGSGSRKSAYDESITTPVYGIVFKPWEHVSFYANHIEGLAQGPTSPTTSGSRVVINGNEAYAPARSKQTEAGVKVDMGTYGASLGVYRIEQPSDGYSEIIDANTSRYVREGEQVNKGVEMNVFGEPISGLRLISGLTLMDTELKNTQNGANDGNRAIGVPTFQFNAGADWDVPGLQGVALNARMLRTGGQYADAANNLSLPTWNRFDAGARYAFKVSEKDVTVRLGVENLANKKYWESAQGGYLTQGEPRVAKLSGTIDF from the coding sequence ATGCCCGCTCCAGCCCGAATCGGCGTTCCTTTTCGCCCGACGCTTCTTGCCCTGCTGTGCTCCCTGACCGTTACCGCTCACGCCGCCGAAGGCGATAACAAAGAGTTGGTGCTGGACAACGTCAACATCAACGCACAAGCCCCGACGCCAGACGCCCTGCCCCCGGTTTACGCCGGTGGTCAGGTTGCTCGCGGCGGTCAGTTGGGCGTGTTGGGCAATCAGGACATGATGGACGTGCCGTTCAGCGCCGCGTCCTACACTGAACAACTGATTCAGGATCAGCAGGCCGAGGACGTCGCCGACGTCCTGCTCAACGATTCCTCCGTGCGCCAGGCGTCCGGTTTCTCCAACCAGGCGCAGATCTTCATGATCCGTGGCCTGCCGCTGACCGGCGATGACATTTCCTATAACGGCCTCTACGGCGTGCTGCCACGGCAGATCATTTCCACCGACGCGCTGGAGCGCGTTGAAGTGTTCAAAGGCCCGAACGCCTTCATCAACGGTGTGACCCCGACCGGTTCCGGCATCGGCGGCGGCGTCAACCTGCAGCCCAAGCGTGCCGGTGACGTGCCACTGCGCCGCTACACCACCGACATCAACAGCGAAGGCCGCGTCGGTCAGCACTTCGACATCGGCCAGCGTTTCGGTGAAGACAACCGCTTCGGCGCGCGGATCAACCTGTCCCAGCGCGAAGGCGACACCGCCATCGATCACGAGAACCAGCGCTCGAAACTGTTCGCCATCGGCCTCGATTATCGCGGTGATGCGCTGCGTGTTTCCGGCGACTTCGCCTACCAGAAAGAACGCGTCAACGGTGGCCGCAACTCGGTCAACCTCGGCACCGCCACGCACATTCCGGACGCGCCATCGGCTGACACCAACTACGCGCCGAAGTGGGGCTACACCGACATCGAAGACACCTTCGGCATGCTCCGCGCCGAGTACGATCTGAACGACAACTGGACTGCCTACGTCGCCGGTGGTGCCAAGCACACCCGTGAAGTCGGGCGCTACAACTCGACCACGCTGGTCGGCAACAACGGTGCCTCGAATACCACCGGCTCGTTCATCCCGCATGACGAAGACAACACCAGCGTCATGGCCGGCCTCAACGGCAAATTCACCACCGGCGCGGTCAGCCACAAGCTCAACTTCGGCCTGACCGGCATCTGGGCCGAACAGCGCAGCGCCTACGATTTCGACCTGACCAAGTACGCCAACAACATCTATCACCCGGTGGAAACGCCGTCGCCAGTCGGCAACTTCTCTGGCGGCGATGTCAACGATCCGGGCATCGTCGGCAAGACCTTCAACCGCAGCGCCGCAATCTCCGACACCCTCGGTTTCTTCGATGATCGCCTGTTGGTCACCGCCGGCCTGCGTCGTCAGCAACTGGTCGTGCAAGGCTACAACTACGCCAGTTACGGCAGTGGCAGCCGCAAGTCGGCCTACGACGAATCGATCACCACGCCGGTCTACGGCATCGTCTTCAAACCGTGGGAACACGTGTCGTTCTACGCCAACCACATCGAAGGCCTCGCGCAAGGCCCAACCTCGCCGACCACCTCCGGCTCACGCGTCGTGATCAACGGCAACGAAGCCTATGCACCGGCACGCTCCAAGCAGACCGAAGCCGGGGTAAAAGTCGACATGGGCACTTACGGTGCGAGCCTGGGTGTTTATCGCATCGAACAGCCGAGCGACGGTTACTCGGAAATCATCGACGCCAACACCTCGCGTTATGTGCGTGAAGGCGAGCAGGTCAATAAAGGCGTAGAAATGAACGTCTTCGGCGAACCGATCAGCGGCCTGCGCCTGATCAGCGGACTGACCTTGATGGACACCGAACTGAAAAACACCCAGAACGGCGCCAACGATGGCAACCGTGCGATCGGCGTGCCGACCTTCCAGTTCAACGCCGGCGCGGATTGGGATGTGCCTGGCCTGCAAGGTGTAGCGCTGAATGCGCGGATGCTGCGTACCGGTGGCCAATACGCCGATGCGGCGAACAATCTGAGCCTGCCGACCTGGAACCGCTTCGACGCTGGCGCGCGTTATGCGTTCAAGGTCTCGGAGAAGGATGTGACCGTGCGTCTGGGCGTGGAAAACCTGGCGAACAAGAAGTATTGGGAATCGGCACAGGGCGGTTACCTGACGCAGGGTGAGCCGCGTGTGGCGAAGTTGTCCGGCACTATCGATTTCTAA
- a CDS encoding FAD-dependent oxidoreductase: MNRSDVLIIGAGPTGLVLALWLSKLGVRVRIIDKTSAPGTTSRALAVQARTLELYRQLDLADTVVRNGHRVAATNFWVNGKPVAQLPLNRIGEGLTPYAFVEIFPQDEHEKLLIERLEDYGVTVERNNTLESFEESGDGITAHLRLPDGEQEICQACYLAGCDGARSVVRKSLDAGFPGGTYQQIFYVADVLASGPALNGELHLDLDEADFLAVFPLAGESRARLIGTVRDERADRAETLEFSDVSSRAIEHLKVHIEDVHWFSTYRVHHRVAEHFRQGRAFLLGDAAHVHSPAGGQGMNTGIGDAINLAWKLAAVLSGGAETSLLDSYETERIAFARRLVSTTDKVFSFVTAEGRLADLLRMRVAPFLIPKMASFEASREFLFRTVSQVTLNYRGMPLSQGTAGHVHGGDRLPWAHDGEGDNYEPLRQPCWQVHVYGDTSDEMIAWCHEHHLPLHVFDWRPAFEAAGLGRNGFYLLRPDTYVAIAENSADPKVIERYFRDHGIRPYFNCP; the protein is encoded by the coding sequence ATGAACCGCAGCGACGTCCTGATCATCGGCGCAGGCCCCACCGGTCTGGTGCTGGCTCTGTGGCTGAGCAAACTCGGCGTGCGCGTGCGCATCATCGATAAAACCTCGGCGCCCGGCACCACCTCGCGGGCGCTGGCGGTGCAGGCGCGGACGCTGGAGTTGTATCGCCAGCTCGATCTGGCCGACACCGTGGTGCGCAACGGCCATCGCGTGGCGGCGACGAATTTCTGGGTCAACGGCAAACCGGTTGCGCAGTTGCCGCTGAACCGCATCGGCGAGGGACTGACGCCTTACGCGTTCGTCGAAATCTTTCCGCAGGATGAGCACGAAAAACTACTGATCGAACGTCTCGAAGATTATGGCGTGACGGTTGAACGCAACAACACGCTGGAAAGCTTCGAAGAAAGTGGCGACGGCATCACCGCGCATCTGCGTCTGCCCGATGGCGAACAGGAAATCTGCCAGGCGTGTTATCTGGCAGGCTGCGACGGTGCCCGCTCGGTGGTGCGCAAAAGCCTCGATGCAGGATTTCCCGGTGGCACCTATCAGCAGATTTTCTATGTCGCGGATGTGCTGGCGAGTGGGCCGGCGCTGAATGGCGAGTTGCATCTGGATCTGGATGAAGCGGACTTTCTCGCGGTGTTTCCACTGGCCGGCGAAAGCCGTGCACGGTTGATCGGCACCGTGCGTGACGAGCGCGCGGATCGTGCCGAAACCCTGGAGTTTTCCGATGTCAGCAGCCGTGCCATCGAACACCTGAAAGTGCACATTGAGGACGTCCACTGGTTTTCGACTTATCGCGTGCATCACCGCGTCGCCGAACACTTTCGCCAGGGCCGCGCGTTTCTGCTCGGCGATGCCGCGCATGTGCACAGCCCGGCAGGCGGTCAGGGCATGAATACGGGCATCGGCGACGCGATCAATCTGGCGTGGAAGCTGGCGGCGGTGCTCAGTGGCGGCGCCGAAACGAGCCTGCTCGACAGCTATGAAACCGAGCGCATCGCCTTCGCGCGCCGGCTGGTGTCGACCACCGACAAGGTCTTCAGTTTTGTCACCGCCGAGGGTCGTCTGGCCGATCTGCTGCGCATGCGCGTGGCACCGTTTCTGATCCCGAAAATGGCCTCGTTCGAAGCCAGCCGCGAGTTCCTCTTTCGCACCGTGTCGCAAGTCACCCTCAACTATCGCGGCATGCCGCTGAGCCAGGGCACTGCGGGCCACGTGCACGGCGGCGACCGCTTGCCGTGGGCGCATGATGGTGAGGGGGATAATTACGAACCGCTACGCCAGCCGTGCTGGCAAGTGCATGTGTATGGCGACACCAGCGACGAGATGATCGCCTGGTGCCACGAGCATCATTTGCCGCTGCATGTGTTCGACTGGCGCCCGGCGTTTGAGGCGGCGGGTTTGGGGCGCAATGGTTTTTACCTGCTGCGACCGGATACCTATGTGGCGATTGCGGAGAACAGTGCGGATCCGAAGGTGATTGAGCGCTACTTCCGCGATCACGGTATCCGGCCCTACTTCAACTGCCCCTGA